GTTGAATTGTTCTTTCATTACACTTATTCCTAAGAAGGAAGATTCTTGTTCTCCTGAGATTTTAGGCCTCTGAGCCTACTTGGTAGTGCTTACGAAGTTCTCTCCAAAGTGTTGGCAAACAGATTAAAAGTGGTGATGCATAACTTAGTTTCTGAATTTCAAGGGGCTTTTATTAAAGGTAAACAAATACTGGATGGTGCTCTAATTGCAGGGGGAGTGTGTTGATAGAAGAATTAAGTCTAAGAGTCCTGGTATTCTTTGTAAAATTGATATGAAAAAAACATTTGATAATGTCAGATGGAGTGCTTTGTTGAGAATTTTGGAGAAGCATGGGTTTGGCAGCAGGTGGATTTCTTGGATCAAATGGTGTATTTCAACATCACATATTTCTGTGTTGGTTAATGGGGCTTCTACTGAGAAGTTTAAGCCTACAAAGGGCTTAAGACAAGGAGATTCAGTATCTCCATTCTTGTTTCTTTTGGTAGTGGAGATTTTGTCTAAGCTGGTTGATGATGCAGTTTTAAGGAAATAAATTTCTGGCTTTCAGGTGGATGAAGAAGGGATAGTAATTTCTCATCTTCAATTCGCAGATGATACTTTGCTCATTTTTGATGCtaaggaagatgaagttagaaGACTTTTGCTCATTCTTACTACTTTTGAATTGTTGACAGGTATGAAGTTAAATTTGGATAAGAGTATAATGATAAGTGTTGGTGTAGATGAAGTAATTAGTTCTTTGGCCTTGGAGTTGGGGTGTAGAGTTGAGAAGTTATCTTTTAAATATTTAGGACAACCTATTGGTGCAACTGCAAGGAATACTAGTGTTTAGGGAGAGGTGATAAAAAGAATTGAGGTGAAATTGGCAacttggaagaagaaatttttatCAAACAGAAGTTGTTTGTCAAGTCTACATGTTTATTTTCTTTCCTTAATTCCCCTGCCAGTTAGTGTGGAGAAAAATCTTAATAAATTGATGAGGAATTTTTTATGGGATTCctcagaagaaaggaggaaaatGTGTTGGGTTTCATGGCTTAAGATTTGTAAGCCAAAGCATTTGGGAGGTCTGAATGTGAAGAACTTAAGAAGCACAAGTAAAGCCTTAAAAGCAAAGTGGGTGTGGAGATATTCTAAAGAAAAGAAAGCTTTATGGAGGAGGGTAGTTCagcaaaaaaatgaagaaaaacagtgAGGTGTGTTTACCTACTGATGATACAACAAAAAATGGCAGGAGTAACTGGAAATGTATTttgaaatcttcttcttttctggaGGAACATGTGGAGTGCAAGTTGAATAACGGTATTGCTATAAGGTTTTGGTATGATAATTGGGATTCTTCTGGTCCATTGAAAAATAAGTATCCTGCAATTTTTAAAGTGTGCAGCAAGAAAAATGTGTCAGTTGTAGAGATGATTGAGAATGGGAGGTTGGCTTGTAAGTTTAGGAGAAGGTTATATCAGCATGAACAACTTGAATGGAATATGTTATGTAATGAGTTAGGGCATGTACATGGGTTGCATGATGAGGATGATGTGGTGGAGATTTTGGATGGGTTTTCAGTCAAGAAGTGTTATGAACAACTTGTTCAAGATGATACAAGCTGGGAGATAACAAAATTTCTATGGAAGCCTCAGATTCCAGCAAAGGTGAGCTTTATGCTGTGGGCAATGTTTCATAATTCTTTACCTACATTTTCCATGCTCAGATATAGAGGTGTAGAGGTTGAAAGCACTACTTGTTTGTTTTGTAAAAGGGAGGAGGAATCTGCAGATAATTTATTTGTAAATTGCTCTTTTGCTTAAAATTTTTGGTGTCATTTCATTAAGGCATTCAACATTGTTTGGGTGACACCTAACTTTGTGCAGAGTTTCTTTTATTCGTGGAGTTTGAATATTTTTAAAGGGAGGTGTAAGAATATTTGGTGGAGGTTGATATATGTTGTGTTCTGGCATTTGTGGACTGAGAGGAACAGAAGAAATCATGGTGGAAGAGAAATGTCAGAAGAAGAAGTAATAATGCTGATTAAACAGACTATTTGTCTTTGGTGCTTTGAGGAGGAAGTGTTTTCTCGTGTTAGTGTAAATCAAGTTATTTTTCATTGGGATATTGTCTTGCATATGTGATGCATTGTACTGATCCGGCTCTTGTACAATCTCTCTTTCCTTTAATATAACCattcttttttcaaaaaaataataatattatcatttCTGTTGTAGGGATTACAGTCCACagatgtgcggcccaactaggAACCTAGGGTTTCCCTTTAcatatatataaaggatattgTATACATGTAAATCTATTATCCTGATCAATAGAAACCTCTCTTTGTCTCTttattttctccatattttccactGCAACAGGTTATCATGCACGACTCTACCAACTGgtgcgatttttttttcttcgttcaaGATTGGTTATGGATTATTCCTTGAATATTAGCGTGGTTCTGATCCTATTTGTTTATCATCATTGATGCGTTACCTGGTATTTCtttgaacaaagaaatttcaTTTTCGTAGTATATATTAGGGTTCCACAAACGTACGATTATAAAACATAGATATTTCACTGTTAGATTATCATGAAATTTTAATATGTTCCACCTAATTAGTCATTACGTACTATGTTAAATTTTCAATCAAATCGGAATATGATGCGATCTCTAAAACTTGCGTTTAATAAAACCGTGTACGttcataaaaaccctaaattttaacAGCGACGAAAAACCTAAGTTTTGAgaatttcaaccgttggattatGCTATATTTTTGGTATGTTTTGTATATTGTTCTTGGTGAGATACTGTAAAAAGTTTATAGAGATCCAACCATGGAAATACTCAAAAGTACGTGATATTTCCAACTGTTTCCACAGAAACGTTAATTAAAACAGTCATACGGATTCATGGATAAGTTTTTATCTAACCGTTGGATTGAGTTGAAATTCTATTATGTTTGTCGAAACATTATTGTGAAGTTACTACAAAAATTTCATAATTATCGGAGATGTTTACAATTGTTTTCTGATCACTAaagttggatgatgaaatttccCATTTTAGGGTTAACAATATGTTTTGGGCTCATATGCTAATAGTTTCAAGGTTATTACCAATGGGCCTGAGCACTTCATATATAATGGAACATATATGTGGACTTTTGTTAACCATGCCATAGTCAACCCAATGGACCAGGTATTGACCAATCCGTTGACTGGGTTCTGATTAAACCAACTCGAATAAAATTTGACCTTTTGGACTCAGATGTACTTGAGCGCCATTAAAGAGCCTCTGATACAGAAGTCAATTGTGTCTACAAGGTATTTACTTCCATCATGAAAACCTTCAACCAATGACGATGCATTGTTCAAAAGATGAAGGCATAACTTCTACGTTTTAAGGTGACATGTTGATTTCAGACGATGGAATGCTCTGAAGGAAGTttttgaaacattcatgaattCCCCCCCCGAAAATTTAAATGTTCATTGGAATTTAAAACACTTGTAATATTGGCTCAAGtagtaacaaaaaaaattaaatgtaTTTACTGAGCATGAGACAGAGACGTAATTCTGATTCATTGGAATGAGAGTTGGACGCTTGGTATAAACATTTACTGAGTATGATACAAGTGATGGAATACAAGTATCATTAAATAGCTGCCAACTACAAGATATATAGAGAGTTCAAATGACAACAAACTCACTATATGTTAAAACAAGGCCATACCCCCGCTTGTCAACTTCAGTGGCAATAAGAAACTTGCCCAATTAATATACTTACATTTTGTTACGTTTTTATTAATTATGCGAAGAACTAAATTCATAGTTTGTACTTATGAAATGAAACGTATATCATTTCCATGAGACTGAAATACTCTAAAGCACCTGAGATATACTCATAAGTACTTGAGTTAAAAGGATCATtcgtacattatgatgaaaagtataGCATCCTCATGAATTGTAacactctaaagtaaatgagataaattttcttttgttacataataaggccacaccacttattacacgaagctcttaaggaaatatattaaacTGCTTATTGAATTGTTTCCTTATGTAATACCATGCGATGATTGGACCATTACAGATAATAGCCGAACGAAAAAATGCTCAATCTTTGTTGCATAATTAGTAAAAGTTACATGAGCTCTATAAGAACCAAGAGCTAGTCACACTTTGTTAAGTTTCTACAAAGTCTGTGCAAACGGTTATTGAACGAAAACTAACCGTGAGAATGGGAATGCATCTACAAATTACCTCCAATGACTGTTAACGGAATcacattttagagaaaataatgaGTCAATTAGTCTAGTGAACTGTAAATCACTAATACTTGGATAATTGACAATataatgttgggaattgactcactcaggttttgacataaccataaagacactttggttgtgatatgatgttttgttttgaaagaactcaaaTGGACATCCTTTTATTTGAGTTAACAAGAAAATGGGAATCACAAAGATTGAAAGAATGCAAAATCACGGGATCTCTCATAATCAACTCTTTCTAAAGTACCAGAAACACCACCtcccctcccattatgcttttaaagtaATAAAACATGTAACTCATTTACAAAGTCATTCTTTAGTAAAaaggattgagaccatcctaagatgcaaatggtaaacaacccattttttcaaaagaaacaaGGTTATATTTGTGGACATATCCATACAGAATGCGgtccattcaagtgatttatggctctgatGGATAATTCGAAGTGTTGAATTAATTATTGTTCACAAGAAATTATGCATTTTTGAAACAAttctagcacatattatacaatTTAAGGTCTCACCAACCTTGTTATTGCTAGAtattttacatcaaaaggacttgatggatattgcatgtttaataggatcattgtagagcatcctataccccatggtctcgcagaggctaccaccATAGGTTATATATGGTGTCTAAGGATAGGTTATGCGTAACAACCTTCCTACAAATGCttgggggatatgcaatattatacgcatattcacttattcgttttagaacccacaaTTAGTCAACCATTTTTGCgcaccagttggtaactggttataagcctgacatttgtgttcttacgcatttttggttgtactatatatgtgccattacgagtccacatcgtactatgatgggtcacgaaaatgattaagtaattttgttggatatttactctcaacaattatccgtattttaaaacctttggcaggagatctcttaccgctaggtttgcgggttatcactttaatgagacagtcttcccgtcattagggggagataagaaaaagtagtttataagggaacgacatgaattgtcgtggtgtatTCCCagtgtgtctcatattgattcttgtactccacaaatataaatgtgaagtgaaaaaataatcgattttcagaatgtacattgatgtcgctaaagtgatgagatcacacataccatctgcaaacctacctgcaaggttacaaatcctcaataagggatatacaccatagactaaggtgttgaaactacacttagtggaagtgtggttgaggccgtggctccataaaggaagttggagagaccacttggttcgatcaatcctcacctagaaaggaagtaggtgaggaaGGTATAACTtacttatatcatcagaaatcatctcataagattgtctctgaatatgtccatgaatcaaactggaggacgctccgaagtttaatgattccagagaacaatgacatcccaagtggattataaGAATGctcacgagtcaatggaaagatcatgcgagcatattgatgattaatttcatatacacttgcttaagaAAATAGAGCAAGATAagatcgaaccaagctccttgttgcttaatgtcaacgaagagcatatttggcctatacaatccaagTAAAACTtatttctttgacaaatatacaggtatttggtgtggtagtgctaaccaaacaagtgtaaatcctattggacatacatgattaatttttcaCAAAGCATAATGCGAAGAAAGAAGTCTTAAAGGATAAAGActcaccttgtggcgcgaggttaatttctcacaaagccctggaattattctcttgtaattaaCGTTATAGCGTTTCACTACTTAGTtatcttggtaatttcaaaaggaattaaaatgcagcatatgtatgtggttgttaggaatctcaaaaagaatcaagagataacagATATTTACAGTTAGATATAAGGATCACTtttagattgaagcaatcaggcggatgtggtatacccttttaagtgactatttgatttggaggggatagacaagtaagttattttcattgcgtattcacaagaaagttcctgatttggaattgtagctatctatatCGAtgatacagacatgatgggtactcttgatgtaataagagaccttaaaagctatttgaaatccgaattttagatgaaaaatctggggaaagctcgaccgaatattgagcttgtggtatattattccaccagtttgcatatgtttaaagttttcaggcaatttaataaagatatgcatcctgatagcactcccatgattggtcgaggttcaaatgttagtaagtgaccatttcgtctaaagaaagatgacgaagatgtgttggggatgaaattcccatatctaagtacaatatacgcattgttgtacttagtatcgtaatatactcgattaaattttacatcctcggggaacttgttagctagatatagctcagcgccaaggCAACGTCTTTGGAATGGtacagtgaatgtaatcatgtacttaaaagtaaccattgacatgagtttgttttatccctgcaaagacataaaaaggaatgctaaaggaactgcaatccaaaggttgttgattatgaaggaacaataatctcttctccaacgaaagtaatcagggggagatatggtagactattttctaagtcattactgatattcagtttcgaaaagtacatgactaaaggaactgcctggaacaactctgaaagtaatcagggggagattccgacatcagggggaagatccaaggatatgatgtcgacatattttacttcgaaattgaagatgtgttgtactctttttctcttcgatcgagaatagttttccccaaagggttttgttactcgataaggtttttagcgagacaacactaaaaacatcaagtatgttgaacgttgaagacacagagatcacgttgatattactgaaaatatctgaattaaagaaatgaaacgcgatattctcttaagcaacgtaacttccagaatcaacaacatggttttataaacattcaagtcaccaaagtaatgtgtgataaactccttttgaatgcattagactaatgaaaattatctctcatcagggggagcatctaatggtatgttgaaatattttccttcaccgaggttgctttttcccacagggttttgttactcggtaaggtttttaatgagacaacggcaaacaccgggaatgtaatttcccatctaaggctattgtctttcccatgaggatcttctgccttaggagttgtgaagcaactagtcaacttcaacggagcaaagtgatcatctgcaacggatcacctttacttgcatctgtcacgttgtactcttttcccttcgttaaGGTTTTATCCTACTGGgttttcttgtcaaggttttaatgaggcaacgtatatgcatccaactatgttctaagtttacttaattttgtactctttttctttagttcaggttttgtcccttcgggttagcctgacgaagttttaacgagacaattaacttagactcgtcgatctttgaagatcgtattgcatgtgataaactacatgtaaagtacgagacaacatgtgaagtactacatgtgaagagttgtaccaaggttttcccCACTGGGACTTTCcttatcaaagttttaatgaggcaattgatttcagCACAAGTCACCAAGGAGAGgacaacatttgaagaactatattcgaAGAATTTTATGTGAAGCACTGTATACggagttctattggaccgcacaagggggagtgttgtagggattACATCCCAcggatgtgcggcccaactaggAACCTAGGGTTTCCCTTTACATATATATAAAGAATATTGTATCCATGTAAATCTATTATCCTGATCAACAAAAACCTCTCTTTGTCTCTttaatttctccatattttccactGCAACAATTTCTAGCATTTTACTATTTTTGTTCCCTGTTTTTCTCTGCAAAATATTTAGGCATGTGCAACGCACGGGCGTAATGACTAGTATATATAAAAAAGAGAACTCACATAAAAGGAAAATATATACTAAAATCCCCACAAATTTCCTATCATGCATCGTTGACTGGACAAGACGAAGCTCtgcgcacaccaaataaaaaacacTGTATGGTTAAAAGGAAGAAAATACTTGGTACGTAGCACAGGCACAAATCTAGTTCTTTCGAAAAACCTAGAATTTTATTCCGTAATAAGTTCTGATTTCGGACTGATAGATT
This genomic stretch from Papaver somniferum cultivar HN1 chromosome 5, ASM357369v1, whole genome shotgun sequence harbors:
- the LOC113278996 gene encoding uncharacterized protein LOC113278996, producing MKKNSEVCLPTDDTTKNGRSNWKCILKSSSFLEEHVECKLNNGIAIRFWYDNWDSSGPLKNKYPAIFKVCSKKNVSVVEMIENGRLACKFRRRLYQHEQLEWNMLCNELGHVHGLHDEDDVVEILDGFSVKKCYEQLVQDDTSWEITKFLWKPQIPAKVSFMLWAMFHNSLPTFSMLRYRGVEVESTTCLFCKREEESADNLFVNCSFA